One Amaranthus tricolor cultivar Red isolate AtriRed21 chromosome 1, ASM2621246v1, whole genome shotgun sequence DNA window includes the following coding sequences:
- the LOC130816080 gene encoding probable membrane-associated kinase regulator 1, which translates to MGKRTDSTSIRSKTLPSSPTHSLSSSSSSSDFEFRISISPRKSSAALCPADELFYKGQLLPLHRSPRISMVRTLLLASSSTSSASDTNTTASRDSSSSNDSTSSSFAADLSLLAPGDPIPFCDSSRPSSVTEDKNHIKDQNKKTTSYLSSSKYFSLSRFSNVFKKDNTHKTNDGNGIGSSSVKKMSNSAKEVIRKYLKKVKPFYEKLSVSSKSNQNPAEKRKEIRAVLLSRQESKVGGEGSELTQSFSGNLKSSKMIGRNYAASCPCSMRSSPSHSGVLTRAGLPMRVGLGSNGNGSCSSETSTMEELQNAIQGAIAHCKNSMVQNSSSSFSNNSSVTVSSSANNGKNIKGKGLLLDI; encoded by the coding sequence ATGGGTAAAAGAACTGATTCTACATCAATCAGATCAAAAACCCTCCCATCATCCCCAACCCATTCCCTCTCTTCCTCCTCATCTTCTTCAGATTTTGAATTTCGAATCTCCATTTCTCCCCGTAAATCCTCCGCCGCTCTTTGTCCCGCCGACGAGCTTTTCTACAAAGGTCAGCTTCTTCCTCTTCACCGATCTCCTCGTATTTCAATGGTGCGTACTCTTTTATTAGCTTCCTCTTCTACTTCCTCTGCTTCAGATACTAATACCACCGCATCTCGTGATTCTTCTTCTTCGAACGATTCGACTTCTTCTTCTTTTGCCGCCGATCTTTCTCTTCTTGCTCCTGGTGATCCGATCCCTTTCTGTGATTCCTCCCGCCCTAGCTCTGTTACTGAAGATAAGAATCATATTAAGGATCAAAACAAGAAAACGACGTCGTATTTGTCTTCTTCCAAGTATTTTTCTCTATCTAGATTCTCTAATGTGTTTAAAAAGGATAATACCCATAAAACAAATGATGGGAATGGGATTGGGTCTTCCTCTGTTAAGAAAATGAGTAATTCTGCTAAGGAAGTTATAAGAAAGTATTTGAAAAAAGTTAAACCGTTTTACGAAAAGCTTTCGGTTTCatccaaatcaaatcaaaatcctGCCGAAAAGAGGAAGGAAATTAGAGCTGTTTTATTGAGCAGACAAGAAAGTAAAGTAGGAGGAGAGGGAAGTGAGTTGACTCAGTCATTTTCAGGGAATTTGAAGAGTTCTAAAATGATTGGTAGAAATTATGCAGCGAGTTGTCCTTGTTCGATGCGGTCATCACCGAGTCATTCAGGGGTGTTGACTCGAGCTGGGTTACCGATGCGGGTCGGGTTAGGGAGTAATGGTAACGGGTCGTGTTCGTCTGAGACATCTACTATGGAAGAGTTACAGAATGCTATTCAAGGAGCAATTGCTCATTGTAAGAATTCTATGGTTCAAAATAGTAGTTCAagtttttctaataatagtagtGTTACTGTTAGTAGCAGCGCTAATAATGGCAAGAACATCAAAGGAAAGGGTTTGTTATTAGACATATGA